Part of the Benincasa hispida cultivar B227 chromosome 11, ASM972705v1, whole genome shotgun sequence genome, TCAACGCATAGCATGGTCACatgacatcaacgcatagcatcgCGTGcatgtcatcaacgcatagctcCGTCGCATGACATCACACATCCCTTCGGCCGCAAACCATCCGTCATATACTCTCACGTCCAACGTATCCATCGCATTCGCCTCCATCGCCGCATGCTTCTATCACCGCATGCCATCCATCGATGCATGCCTCGTACTGCATCATTGCATGCCCTCGCATCATCACATGCCCTCGCACCACCGCAACCTACCAACGCATATCCTTCGGCCGCATAGATGCATACCATCgtgtccaacgcatccatcgcaGCCGTCGCACCCCATGCGTTGATCTAACCTCTAAAAGCAGTGGCCGCCGCATGCGTTATTCTTGGCCCTACTTCAATCTCTCTCCATGCCCAAGTAACCTCTCAAAACtttatggccaacgcatggcactacatcaacgcatagtccaacacttagttaCTTTCACCTTAGCTTCCACCGCATGGTTATACTTAACCCAATCTTCACTAGTTATGGCTTATTTCCAAAGTATTTAACAACTTCTTTTTatcacttagaaattttcctacTCTTTGTCTTAGGATTTAACTCATTATTAGTTAATTCCGTTTATTGCCAGCTATGAAAGGGAAACAGATTCCGAGTTTCAcacttcttgtaagacaatgtaTCCCCAACTTTGCCATTAgttaccatagctaggatttcagttaaacctatatagtgaataggtgggttttcaaccctcccactacgtcaaggttccctcaacacttaaggtggatttgacctacgaGATGAACCTAATTGAATAACTCTTGTTAAGGTACTAGGCCcttcaactcttgttgaagattcagtagtttctttggaaatctcattcaacacgattttacttctgggcctgtgctcccttatgtggtcttcctcaaaaaaagtagcatttgtctatacaaatactttgttttatttagGATCAAAGgaataaccacctctcgttcccttggggtagcctacaaagaggcacaaccttgaacgtggttccagtttcttaacATTAccttcaagcacatgtgttgggcaatcccagattctgaaatgacgtaaattagctttacgaccattcctcCAAAAGTTtcctggcaacactcttggaaggaacacagttcaggattatgttgcagtctccactgcataaccccaaaacgagttaggtaaggaagcgtaactcatcatagaccgaaccatgtccaagaGGGtctgatttctcctttctgatacaccattttgctgaggtgtaccagatgctgaaagttgggatactattccatgttctatcatatagttccgGAATgtcaaatccataaactctccacctcgatcagatcgaaatgctttaatcgttctatttaatggattttcaactttagccttgaactctttgaacttttcaaaagattcagacttatgttgcattaaataaatgtacccatatcttgaataatcatcagtaaaagtgatgaaatattcataacctccccaactcttacattcatcagaccataaagatttgaatgcactagctctagagattctttggccctatgaccttttccaataaaaggccttttagttatcttgcctttaaggcataactcacacacaggtaaagaattttcttctaactcgcttacaagtccattcttcaccaacctctcaattctattgagattgatgtgtcctagtcttagatgccaaagttgggcatttttcttaggagaaattctaagtcgtttattttgagttacagcagttttaaatatctctatgttatggagggcatttgttgctGACGGCCTTAGCACAGACAAactattttccagtttagcagaacatatatcaacaccattgtttgtaataaacactttattaaaagaaaatttcaattgATAATTATGTTCTAAAAGACACTTTACAaaaactaagttcctttttaaatcaggaacaacatatacatcattcagaaAGAGAAATTTGTTCTATAAAGATAACCGGAGACCTTCCATTgtcacagttgagacgacgtgcccggttccAATTCGCATCGTCATCGCACCAGCATCAAGTTgccgctaggaactaattccctgaaatgaagaacaaacatggctAGTGGCttcagagtcaataatccaggatgaatcatcattttccactaaacaagtttccaagacaATAAaaaaagaggtattttattaatgtttaaactgcattaaatcaatccaataaactaagatctaagattTTTGTTGAAACTTAAAcgtgtatgtggagacatacatgtgtcaagtttaaatgataacctaaacggtttgtagtagatggataaggctgggtaacttatctttgtgacactatgaatacagtctgctttgtagatgctacaattgttgtaaagtgctacaaatgatctaatcctgatcgttcatgtagagacatgcgagcgggggtattcaatacaaagagtttgtataagaccgtaccacgaaataaatagtctctatatataacaccattgctagaagagacttacatttcacttagatgaccataagtgacttgaccttaatcctgagtgagttgtgaactcttgtctatgagggcaatcatttgatttgtatgggtcagAGTGGCCTTGttagccaactcaacaagcctaccattttggaaacttgtccgagtagggagctggaaacataactatacaagatagaattccCTCCTTTCCCGACCtcagggaaagtagataaattgctcccgtAATAGTTGATTCCGattcttgaacattgaggcctcaacctctcactgacCCGAGAAGTATTAGTTTCTAGTTGGACTATAagctatttgttcattagatggatcagtagtatttaaggagttagatataactacaggggtaaaaacgatattttgacccaactatagttataagcaatttgtgaagggtcaactcatcgttgactggttatatccgtggacacgtAAATAAATCTataatgtgaagagtgcagttatcagTTTTTACtggagtgatcggtagttaatgaaaattgattaatttaattaaagagtttaattaattaatcttatatcattagagcttctaatctataggtcgaTAAGGTCCCTGTTAGCCCACTAAAGGATATATAAGAGGAattgtttgaattgttcaaatcaattgcatattaatgagattaatataatatgtttaattatagaTTCGATccataattaagagagaaaaatattcgaataagattcaaatattaaagagatgcatacacataaatatgtgataattatatgttgattaattctatattaaatatgatttaatatagtcatTTAAtggattaattaatggttaattaattaattttttagaagcGGAGATAAATAAACACGTGATGtttgtatattaattaattaattacatatattaaattgaatttaatatatgtggttatttaattattggactaattaattaaattagaactagagTAGAAATAAGAAAGACTAGGAGAAGGGGTCACTcatcctctctataaataggtCTTCATGGCCCATGTTTGTGACACAGTTGAATTGGGGATTCTGAATCCTAGTCTCCTACTACTTTtctcaaaatctctcttcttttccctactacttcttcttcctctttcaagtcttggagaccacacaatcttgggatcctagagaataataaGGTTTCACTTCCGGTGATGTCccttgatcattgaagagacGTTCCGTATAAGACGCGGAGGGAATCATGAAgaatttgggaatctacaaaggtacgGTTTAGCTCTTCCCTTTTTTCTACTCTAAAATGCATGCTAATCTTGATTGTTTAttcattatgttattatttttatactatattttgtttatgtaaaatcaaaaacaaaattgcaagGCAATCGCATGCCTTCgcttgggattcgatcccttcagcAGTGGATCCCAGCATCACAAGGATTCACCGAGGaggggtattttggtcatttggACTACGAGTCTCACCATCTTACGTGGGAGGATCCTTTGACCATAGATACTCTAGATCGTGTCGATAATGATcaatgttgatgatatcctaggAAGCACAGATACTACTAATTGTGCAGAGAATCGGTATTAGATACGGAtacgatacggatacgtctagaTACGTGACAGATATGTGATTTGAAGTAgctgatttttttatttttatttataattttcagaTACGCGTATCTGCTTCCAGATACGTGAAGGAAATACGTTgatcaattttttgtttgaaatttaaGCCTAACTATTTAAAAAACCCAACCtacaacccattttattttagacTTTCAGTGcatgtttaggagtgattttaaaatcatcaaaagtcactttttttcatttttaaaatcactcgaaaacaaattttaattactcaaaattaatttaattgtcaattttacacttttaaatgcagttttcatatcatcaaatgTTTCatggtgattttgaaaatgaaaaaagtgatttcaaccattttaaaattactcccaaacataaaagttcacttaaattgagcaatccaaaacaaaataaattaaaaatgataaaacataaaaaatttataaaaaaaaacgtaATTAAGTCTTCATTCTTCCTTTCTCtctcactatttaaatcatgattcataCCTCattcatcctcaacttcattattcaatcttcatcttctatttCTTTCCTTCCGTCTACTCTAGTCACTCAACAATCACTCGACGttactagattttttttcaagttttcactctcttcttgaatctattctaatctaacttaaaatatgtattatagtatatatatatatatataatacgtatcttcaatgtatccgtatcttagttttttaaaaattaacgtATCGCCGTATCGTATCGTATCCGTATCATGTATCTATATTTGTGTCCATGCTTCTTAGATGAAATCAATATCAATATTAATACTGATTATTGATATTGATACCTATATCGTATATACGAGATGAAGTCTAAGTAAAGTGATATTAGCACCATAGCTAACACACAAAACAAGATAACAATGAAGGGAATGAAACGAACGATTGAATAGATAATTAGAAACGAAAATACTAAACTTACTAATTATTAAACAGATAACGGATGAATGATATTTGAGCAATGAATAGCAagtttggtaatttttttttattattgttattatatcTCAAGGGCATTATGTAATCAGAACAACATCTATTCCAGTATTGGTGTTAATGctcaataaaaatcaaattatgattaaCTACCTATATAAACTTGCTCAAATAAATCTAATATCTTTTACAATTGAGGTCTATTACGATTGACATATGAATGGAACCATTACGATTGGATCAATTTTGATTATGGATGCATGTTAAGATGGATTCTAGAATCAAGGGTAAAAGaagcaaaataaagaaaatgaagcaaTTGGGCCAAAAGAGTGGAATGGGTTTGAGAAAAAGGATTAATTAGGCTCGAGCCAAAAAAAGTCCGGTCGAGCTCGACCATGGCCAAGGATGAGGTCAAGGCCGACCCTCTCTGTTTGATGAGTGGAGTATACTATTAGGCCTTGAAAAGAAGGATGGTTTGGGTCAAAATCCCAAACCAACCTCCTTAGCCAAGAATAAGGTCGAGGCCGAGGCTCGGAGTTTGATGAACAGAGCATGCTAAATTCGTGCTCTATTCCATTTGGCTTGAGAGATAACCTTGTTCATATGGGATTTGGAAACTCATATCTTAATCCTAGTTGGACTAAGATAAACCCTAgatcaaaatacaataaatacatcattatagtTCATATGAGTTATCTAAGAGCTTCTAACTTCTTCTCTACTATTTAATTCTCTTACCGATTTAGACATCGGAatcctttttctttgttttacagATCCTCTCTTtcccaaattacaaatttattgttAGTCACTGAAGGCGATGTGCGTTTTCTTTGgtcaaaatttggcatcaacagTACATAAACATAGCATAAATGCATAAACGATTTTCAAAGGTAATCTTAATAAAGAATCTAAATTGATTTAGACTTACcataatttagaaatttaatttgaaacaattATAATTCACACGACATTTTCCAAACTAAATCCAAAGAAAAGTGCTAATTGATAAAGTTCAGAATTAACTCAACACAATTTCAATCAGGTTACTTTGCGTTTTACTTTTTTGGTAAATTGAGTGAAAACCCTGAAATGGAAGCGGAcaacctttttctttctttgttgcatttgtttattgttatttttttaaaagaaaaattctttttcgataattaaaattctttattttgtttctaGAGAAATTTTACTAAGAGATTAGCTTCGCATCGTATGGGTTTCTTAGACCATTCTTGTATATAAATGACTGTAAAATTATTCgtgacaattttaaaatataattctaaataatgaTTTAggatgattcaatttttattacttataacacaattatttatacctatataatattttttgaatactttattttttaatatctctaaaagtagtttctttacattttagaaagaaatttttcactatataaattaaaattgagttgctaatcttaattcaatatatgaaaataattaaattaatttttttttatatgaaaataattaaattagatttttttttttttttttttttggcttctTTTGACCTGATTAACCCAAACCAAaccaatccaaatattttatgattggattagtttcattttttaataagattattTAGGTTAAAAATTTTACAACCTAAATAATTAGGTTGGGtctaaaaattatttcaacccaacccaacacgTGAACACCCCTGAGTATTAGTATGAATTTTACCTCTCTTACCCAATATTAGTATGAATTTTACCTCTTAAAAGAATGAGAAATGTTTATGTATGACCACGTTTTTTATCccattcttttaaaaaatgtcaaatgaccttCCACTAACACCGCGAATGAGTGAAGTTACAAATTTAccctctcattttctcttatcTTTTCTTCCATAATTTCCTTTTGCTCCAACAAATTTTCACCCTTTCACTCACTGACAGTCGAGCACAGCCTCCATTCCTCAAATTTGGTCAAAATTGACAACTCTCCTCCATTGGGGGCAAGACCTAGATcgagagagagaggagaagaagaaaacagaCCTATTTTGCAGTGGTATGTCTCTCCGATAGATGTTCGCAAATTGTTTGATGAATGTTCATCCACACATGGATCGTTATCCAAAGGGATGGATATTTCTACATGCGCAAATTTATGTTGGTAATTTTACCAGAACAACAagtcatttagtttttttttattatttgagtcATTTGACAATTTGGATCCAATTTTTGATCATCCGTGCAAATTTCCTTAAAAGAAACATTTATTcctagtcaaattctaaaaacaattaagtttcgaaaacatttttttttccaaaacttaacttggtaagttcaaaagaaattgttttattactaacatttttttaaacttgGTATAGTCATCATAGGTTTGAAACTTGTTTAAAGAAGCTATTGTCATTTTGCAAATCCTCATCTTTAGAAAAGACGAGGTCCAACTTTTTACCAATTCTCATCTTATAGAAAAGAGAGGTAAAGGAACCTAAGGAACGTACCTCACAGACTCTTTGATTATATGGCTAACACTTGCAATAGGTTTACTTTAGCTTAGTTTAGATGAAGGTGGATGGGATAGGAAGTGAGTGATTGATAGAACCTTAGAACTCTAGGGAGATTTTTGCAATGAGCGGTGAAGAGGACGAATCCTATCAAACTCGGTTGTTCCAGGAAGAAAGAAAGCAAAGGTCAAGAATATCTTGGTTTAAGTTGGTTAAAATCTCACTTTATCTCTATCGTACCATGATTGCTAGATCGCATTCTAAGCTCCATCAAATTCCTAATGAACGAGAATTAGtacaaaagatgaagaaaaacaaaatatttaatataaaataaaaagaaaactaaagcATCTTCGTCTTGGACGAGGATGCTAAAAAACGACATTTGATAGAGGGGTGGAAGCTACATCTTTAAACTAAGTGAGCAAgagttcaaacttcaaattaTGCAAAATTCGCACCCATTTAATTTAAAGATGCAACTTCCATCACTCTACCAAATGCCATTTTTTAATCCTAATGCATCATTCCCAGCTCAAAAGACGAAGATCTATAAAAAGTTAAAGCCTCGTCTTTTCAAAAAATGAGGATCTCcacaaacaacaatatttttataataatatttttataataagtttcaaattcattgtgacaagtTCTAAATAAACATTATTGATTAAAACAAACCAATTTAACAGGGATGGTTTTCATAGTTTTCAAagaaccaaaaacaaaataatttcttgCTCTATGAAGTATGACTTAACCAGCTTAGTTCCCCCATTCCTATACAGATTGAACCAGACTATTGGCCCACCTCAACCTCAATATTGTGAAAACATTTCTCTATAAGAAATCCCAATCTCCTGAAAGAAAAAACCCATCAATCCCATCCCCTATCTCTTTCTATTCTACTCTCATTGCTAATGATAGTAGTAGAATGAAAAGATTTTCATTATTCCTATATTAAATGAATAATATTCAATCAATGTAATAGTTTAGAGAGAGAATGTAATCATCAACTATATAAATATATGCTCATCAGCACATCCAGCTATCTTATCTAACTACCTACCTATGTATGGTGGAGAAATATTTCAGACCATATTGGTCGTCATCAATCTGAACCAAGAACTTGCTCCTTTACCTCATCAATCTTGGCAGCCAATTCATCTCTACTTTCCTGAAACGTCAACAAAATAAATTCTCAGTTATCACATATTTGGAGAAAAATATAGTAGTCCTTCAAAAATCAAACCAACTTCAAGCAATTACCTTGAATAACAAATAGCGAGCAGTGAACCACACACTGTAACCAAGCCCCACTACTTCCAACAACTTTGGTACCTATATTTACAAGAATCCACTGTTATTAACTCATCTCAAAAACTCTTAACCAACCGAACCCCCTAAATTTTACTTTTGCAGTTCTAAGCAAACTTTACCAATGGGATAGAATCAACAGCACCAATAACGGCGGAAACCAACCAAATGCCAAAGAAAGCACCAGCACCATATAGGATAAGACTGTATGTATCAACAGACTCCAGCTGCAAGCACAAGTAATCATCAAAGCATTCATAGGATGAAATGAAGCTATTGCAATCTCAAAATGAAGACATGAACAAGTACAACTTCTGTTATATGAAAATGAggtttttccaaattgacaaagctatgtaaattcaaattttttgtaGGGGATGTGATATCCCTTTTGAAATTATCTTTTCATTATTTCATATTCAACACCATACTTGAAAGGTAACCAACACCAAAATTGCCAGTTTTTAATcctaaaataaagtttaaaaagttCCCTATGATCAAAGACAATAGAAAACAAGAGATTCTATGAAAAACTTGTTCCTTCGAGGCAAGTGCCATTTAAACCTATCAAAAACACCAGCATGTTTAAGACACGATGGATGGAAACCAGAAAGACACcaaaacaagttttcaaaaaattgaagaCAGCAATACAACaactaaaaatcaatttgagAAGTTAGGTTGCTCGATTAACCGCTCAGGTCGACATAATTGTCGACGTTTCATATAGCATTGGTATATACTATCAACTTCGATGATATCATCACTGCAACTAACTTTGAAAATGTAATacgaaagaggaaaaaaatgaaaaaagaaaaaggaaaacacatGGGAacgaaaaaaggaaaattattttaaataacaagactactgaaaatatttacaaataatagcaaaatatcaaaTCTATTCTTGatagtgaaattttgctatatttaaaaatattttggttcattttcctatatttgaataCCGCCAAAAAAAacccaaatatttttatttaaaagaaaaggcaAATGCCCCcaaaaaaagttttaataaaAGATGCCTCCAATTACTCTAACAATTaagatttaaagaaaaaaaatgtcaaagacACCAAGGAAGGCATTGAACAGTAGAATCtagcaaaataaataaacaaataaccAACAGAAGCCAAAATCAAGTTAGCTTTGAAGTAAATCTACTAAATCACtcttttgttgaaattaaaaataaaataaaataaaggacaATGCATTATACTTTAGGATTTAACAAATTTAACTAGCAAAAAGATCATTAGAAATCACAATTCACAAAACTTCAATAGAAATTCTTACTTTAAAATCATTCAATAATTCAAACCCCTGTTCTTGCGCACCCTCAACTGCTTCTTCTTTAGGTTCTTCGGATGCCACAGTTTCGACCTTCCCAGCAGGAGAAGAATCCTCAAGGGTTACCACCGGCACATCCTCAACTGGTT contains:
- the LOC120089984 gene encoding protein CURVATURE THYLAKOID 1D, chloroplastic-like, whose protein sequence is MAMDLSPSSALFSSLLAGNPHLRPIRPLPLRIAIPTSSSTRTLHSWHRHFAVSLPRAAASDDSNGSSSFFTEERDSVTVLEDSPSVSSVALEDSPAEKLPSEVPKEEPVEDVPVVTLEDSSPAGKVETVASEEPKEEAVEGAQEQGFELLNDFKLESVDTYSLILYGAGAFFGIWLVSAVIGAVDSIPLVPKLLEVVGLGYSVWFTARYLLFKESRDELAAKIDEVKEQVLGSD